In Musa acuminata AAA Group cultivar baxijiao chromosome BXJ3-9, Cavendish_Baxijiao_AAA, whole genome shotgun sequence, a single genomic region encodes these proteins:
- the LOC135650100 gene encoding probable histidine kinase 5 gives MARMSWRRVSFADGRQCKGGGRFRDMLLVLFVLCGVSCLIWLLWGLDDYGISERKVRVRDLWNESDQMLLDQHNLNKDQLQALALLISSLDQGRIYECMNKSVADEILSSSLFHALAELQSETGHFLDQQHWDVETISDKKESVQVTIQHHAMFLKTLFNILCLVVGIVIFLVGFVLGRFSKSSDQFQQQKHYKPQNSKGSGKWSKKFLVIGVLLGLLVAIWIFVSMNADITERRKETLVNMCDERARMLQDQFNVSMNHVHSLAILVSTFHHGKQPSAIDQKIFAEYTARTSFERPLMSGVAYALRVLHSEREEFEKQHGWKIKKMETEYQSLVKDDYNPEKLDPSPVQDEYAPVIFSQETVSHIVSIDMMSGKEDRENILRARATGKGVLTSPFHLLKSNHLGVVLTFAVYNTNLPPNATAEERIKATVGYLGASFDVPSLVEKLLHQLASKQTVVVNLYDTTNVSAPIRMYGPDVAGAREIHISYVDFGDPTRKHEMHCRFKHKPPLPWSAITMSIGVAVIVLLIGHIFHAALNRIEEVEDDYRQMRELKGQAEAADIAKSQFLATVSHEIRTPMNGVLGMLQMLMDTDLDATQQDFAMTAQSSGKALITLINEVLDQAKIESGRLELEAVPFDLRDVLDNVLSLFSDKSQAKGIEMAVYVSEQVPEILIGDPGRFRQIITNLVGNSVKFTEMGHIFVSVDPVEEVKSAKNVLCETLSGFHVVDKQKIWENFTMFKSSTEGNDAINLMVTVEDTGVGIPQDAQSRIFTPFMQADSSTSRTYGGTGIGLSISKCLVDLMGGEIGFVSKPGIGSTFSFTAVFRQGCKNAGEIKRHYSDPTSSDFRGMRGLVADGRSIRARILKYHLQRLGIHIDIVTDQDSALCTILDPCSTSGRGRLDMVLVDKDAWGEGEGILFPHLLLDHRRNGTVMPQESPKMFLVATSLSPSEVRDLKSAGYVDSILKPLRLSMIAACLRKALGVGHKRQHLKRQLVPLKSLLSGKSILVVDDNAVNRKVAAGVLKKFGALVTSADSGKEAIRMLQPPHNFDACFMDVQMPEMDGFEATRQIRLMENRVNELIHSGDASMELYGNKTHWHVPILAMTADVIQATHEECLRCGMDDYVSKPFDERQLYSAVAHFFESDMVDGVS, from the exons ATGGCTAGGATGTCATGGAGAAGGGTCTCTTTTGCTGACGGCAGGCAATGCAAGGGTGGTGGAAGGTTTAGAGACATGTTGCTGGTTCTCTTTGTTCTCTGTGGTGTTAGTTGCTTGATCTGGTTATTATGGGGATTGGACGACTATGGAATTTCCGAAAGGAAAGTCAGAGTTAGGGACTTGTGGAATGAGAGTGACCAGATGCTGCTTGATCAACACAACCTTAACAAGGATCAGCTTCAGGCGTTGGCTTTGCTAATCTCTTCACTGGATCAG GGAAGAATCTATGAGTGCATGAACAAGTCTGTAGCTGATGAAATACTTAGCAGTAGCCTTTTTCATGCATTAGCAGAACTGCAATCAGAGACAGGTCATTTTCTAGATCAGCAACACTGG GACGTGGAAACTATTTCAGACAAGAAGGAATCTGTACAAGTCACAATACAGCATCATGCAATGTTTTTGAAGACACTGTTTAACATACTCTGTCTGGTGGTTGGAATagtcatctttttggtgggatttGTCCTTGGTAGATTTTCAAAGTCCTCAGATCAGTTTCAGCAGCAGAAGCATTACAAACCACAAAACTCTAAGGGTAGTGGCAAATGGAGTAAGAAATTCTTAGTTATAGGAGTCTTACTTGGGCTTTTAGTGGCCATATGGATATTTGTGAGCATGAATGCAGATATTACTGAAAGGAGGAAAGAGACTCTTGTTAACATGTGTGATGAGAGAGCTCGGATGCTGCAGGATCAGTTCAATGTGAGCATGAATCATGTGCATTCATTAGCCATTCTAGTCTCAACTTTTCATCATGGAAAGCAACCTTCTGCTATTGATCAG AAAATATTTGCTGAATACACAGCAAGAACATCATTTGAAAGGCCATTGATGAGCGGTGTTGCATATGCTTTGAGAGTATTACACTCGGAGAGGGAGGAGTTCGAGAAGCAGCATGGATGGAAGATAAAGAAGATGGAGACAGAGTACCAGTCCCTAGTTAAAGATGACTATAACCCTGAGAAGCTTGATCCCTCACCCGTTCAAGATGAATATGCTCCTGTTATATTCTCACAGGAAACAGTATCTCACATTGTATCCATTGATATGATGTCTGGCAAG GAAGACCGAGAGAACATATTACGAGCACGGGCTACTGGGAAAGGGGTCTTAACTTCTCCTTTTCATCTTTTAAAGTCCAATCACCTTGGCGTAGTGCTTACTTTCGCAGTGTATAACACTAACCTGCCTCCAAATGCCACGGCAGAAGAGCGCATTAAGGCTACTGTTGG ATATCTTGGTGCATCATTTGATGTCCCATCTTTGGTGGAAAAACTTCTTCATCAGCTTGCCAGCAAGCAAACCGTTGTTGTTAATTTGTATGACACAACAAATGTTTCTGCACCTATTAGGATGTATGGTCCAGATGTTGCTGGTGCTCGAGAGATTCATATTAGTTATGTTGATTTTGGGGATCCAACCCGGAAGCATGAAATGCATTGCAG ATTCAAGCACAAGCCTCCACTGCCTTGGTCAGCAATAACCATGTCAATAGGGGTTGCAGTAATTGTTCTGCTAATTGGACATATATTTCATGCGGCTTTGAACCGCATTGAGGAGGTAGAAGATGATTACCGTCAAATGAGAGAGCTGAAAGGCCAAGCAGAAGCTGCTGATATAGCAAAATCTCAG TTTCTGGCAACAGTTTCCCATGAAATAAGGACTCCAATGAATGGTGTCTTAG GTATGTTACAGATGTTGATGGACACAGATCTCGATGCAACCCAACAGGACTTTGCAATGACTGCTCAATCAAGTGGAAAGGCTCTAATAACTCTAATAAATGAGGTCCTCGATCAGGCTAAGATAGAGTCTGGCAGGCTTGAGCTAGAGGCTGTTCCCTTTGATCTCCGTGATGTTCTGGACAATGTGCTATCTCTTTTCTCTGATAAGTCACAAGCTAAAGGCATAGAG ATGGCAGTGTATGTATCTGAACAAGTTCCAGAGATTTTGATTGGAGACCCTGGAAGGTTCAGGCAGATCATCACAAATCTTGTTGGGAATTCAGTGAAG TTCACAGAGATGGGACATATATTTGTCTCAGTAGATCCAGTCGAAGAAGTTAAGAGTGCAAAGAATGTCCTGTGTGAGACATTGAGTGGGTTTCATGTGGTAGACAAACAAAAAATCTGGGAGAATTTCACAATGTTCAAATCTTCAACTGAAGGCAATGATGCAATCAATTTGATGGTGACTGTTGAAGACACTGGTGTTGGAATACCTCAAGATGCTCAGAGCCGTATTTTCACACCATTTATGCAAGCTGACAGTTCTACTTCAAGGACATATGGTGGGACTGGTATAGGCTTGAGCATTAGCAAATGCTTAGTGGATCTTATGGGAGGAGAAATAGGCTTTGTTAGCAAGCCTGGGATTGGCAGTACTTTTTCTTTCACTGCTGTGTTCAGGCAAGGATGCAAAAATGCAGGTGAAATAAAGAGGCATTACTCTGATCCAACTTCATCAGATTTCCGAGGTATGAGAGGACTGGTTGCTGATGGGAGAAGCATTCGTGCTAGAATCCTCAAGTATCATTTGCAAAGGTTGGGAATACACATTGATATTGTGACTGACCAAGATTCTGCACTTTGTACCATATTGGATCCATGCAGTACCAG TGGGAGAGGGCGTTTAGACATGGTACTTGTTGATAAAGATGCTTGGGGTGAGGGTGAGGGCATATTATTTCCACACCTTCTTTTAGATCACAGGCGAAATGGTAcagtgatgcctcaagaaagtccaaaaatgttTCTGGTAGCAACTTCCCTAAGCCCCTCAGAGGTTCGTGACCTGAAGTCGGCAGGATACGTTGATAGTATACTGAAGCCACTGCGCCTGAGTATGATTGCTGCTTGTCTTCGGAAAGCACTAGGTGTAGGGCATAAGAGGCAGCACTTGAAGAGGCAACTGGTACCACTTAAAAGTCTTCTCAGTGGAAAAAGCATCCTGGTTGTTGATGACAATGCAGTCAACCGTAAAGTTGCTGCTGGTGTTCTGAAGAAATTTGGTGCTTTAGTTACAAGTGCTGACAGTGGGAAGGAGGCTATTAGAATGCTACAACCTCCACACAATTTTGATGCTTGCTTTATGGATGTTCAAATGCCAGAGATGGATGG CTTTGAAGCCACAAGACAAATCCGTCTCATGGAAAATAGAGTCAATGAGCTCATTCACTCTGGAGATGCATCAATGGAATTGTATGGTAATAAAACACATTGGCATGTACCTATACTGGCCATGACAGCTGATGTAATTCAGGCAACACATGAAGAATGTCTACGATGTGGTATGGATGATTATGTCTCAAAGCCTTTCGATGAACGACAGCTCTACTCTGCTGTAGCACATTTCTTTGAGTCTGATATGGTAGATGGAGTTTCATAA